One genomic segment of Terriglobia bacterium includes these proteins:
- a CDS encoding PadR family transcriptional regulator, with product MKVRYQNRIELLQGTLDLLILQTLQWGPQHGYGISQAIRANSGEVLRVDTGSLYPALHRLERQKWIAAEWEVSENRQRVRVYHLTLKGKKQLLAERSRWEQLQDAIAGILSPAKGESKA from the coding sequence ATGAAGGTACGTTATCAAAATAGAATCGAGTTACTGCAAGGGACGCTCGACCTGCTCATCCTGCAGACCCTGCAGTGGGGACCGCAGCACGGCTACGGGATCAGTCAGGCCATTCGGGCCAACTCGGGCGAGGTCCTGCGCGTCGACACGGGTTCACTCTACCCGGCGCTGCATCGTTTGGAACGTCAAAAATGGATTGCCGCGGAGTGGGAGGTTTCGGAAAACAGACAACGGGTCCGGGTCTATCACCTCACCCTGAAGGGGAAAAAGCAGCTGCTTGCCGAGCGCTCCCGATGGGAGCAACTGCAGGACGCGATTGCGGGGATTCTCAGTCCGGCAAAGGGAGAGAGCAAGGCATGA
- a CDS encoding NAD-dependent malic enzyme gives MNISIKIDPATGQKYMAVSERGRALLLNPLTNKGTAFTSRERDELDLHGLVPPAVCTIKQQLERTYENYLAKTTNLERFIYLSSLQDRNETLFYRLVLDHIDEMMPVVYTPVVGEACQKYSHIYRRGRGLYMNYDQKDILEKLLINSGISNPSIIVVTDGERILGLGDQGAGGMGIPIGKLCLYTLCAGISPHSTLPITLDVGTDNEDRLKDPLYLGLRQKRVRGEPYQAFIDAFVAAVQKVFPRTLLQWEDFLKANALHQLKRFRDKLCSFNDDIQGTAGVIVAGLFSALRITGKPMREQRVVFAGAGASAQGISDLIVSAMMEDGLSRGEAVKRIWTVDSAGLVTKARPKLEDFKATYARAVDEIATYKCQDRSKITLLETVENVKPTILLGTSGTAGTFTQEVVELMAKINDRPIIFPLSNPTSKSECTGGDAIQWSDGRAIVATGSPFAPVTHNGKRYRIGQGNNAFIFPGVGLGISAGGATRVNERMFLEAARALAAKVTPQDLNESAVYPELSRIRECSLSVACATARQAVKEGYANEEILEGLEENLHQAMWEPKYLPMRYEK, from the coding sequence ATGAATATAAGCATCAAGATCGATCCAGCGACAGGGCAGAAGTACATGGCGGTTTCGGAGAGAGGGAGGGCCCTGCTCCTCAACCCGCTGACCAACAAAGGGACCGCCTTCACCAGCCGGGAACGAGACGAGCTCGACCTCCATGGCCTCGTTCCCCCGGCGGTCTGTACTATCAAACAGCAACTGGAGAGGACCTACGAGAATTACTTGGCCAAAACGACTAACCTGGAGAGGTTTATTTATCTCTCCAGCCTTCAAGACCGAAACGAAACGCTCTTCTACAGGTTGGTCCTCGATCATATCGATGAGATGATGCCGGTCGTCTACACTCCGGTGGTCGGGGAAGCCTGCCAGAAGTACTCTCACATCTATCGTCGGGGCCGCGGGCTCTACATGAATTACGACCAGAAGGATATCCTCGAGAAACTCTTGATCAACTCCGGAATCTCGAATCCTTCGATTATCGTCGTCACGGATGGCGAAAGGATTCTAGGTTTGGGGGATCAGGGAGCCGGGGGCATGGGTATTCCCATCGGCAAACTGTGCCTCTACACCCTGTGCGCGGGGATTTCTCCACACAGCACTCTGCCGATTACCCTGGATGTGGGAACAGACAACGAGGACCGGCTGAAGGACCCCCTCTACCTCGGGCTCCGGCAGAAAAGGGTACGCGGGGAACCCTACCAGGCCTTCATCGACGCTTTTGTGGCCGCCGTTCAAAAGGTCTTCCCGCGAACGCTTCTCCAATGGGAGGATTTTCTCAAAGCGAACGCACTTCACCAGCTGAAACGCTTCCGGGACAAGCTGTGCAGCTTTAATGACGATATCCAGGGCACCGCCGGCGTCATTGTTGCAGGCTTGTTCAGCGCATTGCGCATCACGGGGAAGCCCATGCGAGAACAGCGCGTCGTGTTTGCCGGTGCGGGGGCTTCGGCGCAGGGCATCTCGGACCTGATCGTGTCGGCCATGATGGAAGATGGGCTCTCCCGTGGCGAGGCCGTCAAGCGCATCTGGACAGTCGACAGCGCCGGTTTGGTGACCAAGGCTCGTCCCAAGCTGGAGGATTTCAAGGCGACTTATGCCAGAGCCGTGGATGAAATCGCCACTTACAAATGTCAGGATCGGTCGAAGATCACTCTTTTGGAAACGGTTGAGAATGTCAAGCCGACCATTTTGTTGGGAACCTCAGGAACCGCGGGCACGTTTACCCAGGAAGTTGTCGAGCTCATGGCAAAGATCAACGATCGACCCATCATTTTTCCGCTCTCTAATCCCACTTCCAAGTCGGAGTGTACCGGGGGTGACGCAATTCAGTGGTCGGATGGTCGCGCGATCGTGGCAACCGGCAGCCCCTTCGCCCCGGTGACCCATAATGGAAAGCGCTATCGCATCGGCCAGGGGAACAATGCATTCATTTTTCCGGGGGTTGGCCTGGGAATCAGTGCGGGTGGCGCAACCCGTGTCAACGAAAGGATGTTTCTTGAAGCCGCCCGTGCCCTCGCCGCCAAAGTCACGCCGCAGGACCTCAACGAATCCGCCGTTTACCCCGAGCTTTCCAGGATTCGAGAATGCTCGCTCTCGGTGGCTTGTGCGACGGCCCGGCAGGCAGTGAAGGAAGGTTACGCGAATGAGGAGATCCTCGAAGGATTGGAGGAAAATCTTCATCAGGCCATGTGGGAGCCCAAGTACTTGCCGATGCGATATGAGAAGTAG
- a CDS encoding B12-binding domain-containing radical SAM protein, whose translation MRVLLLRPPYRSKRIAPNFPIGLACLAASLEESGHEPTILDLPLTPAPIESLKRALGQNDYPLIGIGALTAQFAGVQEVIPHLRSFSPESRIVLGGPHASGCPEDAIEQTSADFAIRGEGEKSLAALARALECGADLGSVPALVYRHKAGFIRNPPQEPLPPMDEHPLPAYHLLDLEPYIRMMLSECVRPGSRPIQILTSRGCPYRCTYCHNLFGKRFRARSPGNVLKEILLLNSRYGVDEFLVHDDIFNFDMDRAREIFRLVLKSGLKAGFSFPNGLRAEFMDEDLMGLMAAAGVHTVGVGIECASQRLQESTRKHLAIPDVDRFLRIAKHCHMQTQGFFMIGFPDEDAEEIHRTIRYARRTKDLDTAFFSFPTPYPGTELARQLSEKGELVELASENSDTYTPHFRAGGLGYRKLVWLRMKAYLYFYLTPRRLWAVFKDLGNPQFTALYLTPLRRMVQMLTWKPRGPSRP comes from the coding sequence ATGCGAGTATTGCTCCTTCGGCCACCCTACCGATCAAAGAGGATAGCCCCCAATTTTCCTATCGGGCTTGCATGCCTTGCGGCCTCGCTCGAGGAGAGCGGCCATGAGCCTACCATACTGGACCTTCCACTGACCCCGGCACCGATTGAAAGCTTGAAGAGAGCGCTTGGACAAAATGACTACCCCCTGATCGGGATCGGGGCGCTCACGGCGCAATTTGCCGGCGTGCAGGAAGTGATTCCACACCTCCGTTCCTTCTCGCCGGAGAGTCGAATTGTGCTCGGGGGGCCGCACGCCTCGGGATGCCCGGAAGACGCAATCGAACAAACGAGCGCCGACTTCGCCATCCGCGGCGAAGGGGAGAAGAGCCTCGCTGCACTCGCCCGTGCGCTGGAATGTGGCGCTGACTTGGGCTCAGTGCCTGCGTTAGTGTATAGACACAAAGCCGGCTTCATTCGAAACCCGCCGCAAGAGCCCCTGCCCCCCATGGATGAGCATCCCCTCCCCGCTTATCATTTGCTGGATTTGGAACCCTATATCCGGATGATGCTCTCGGAGTGTGTACGCCCCGGTTCCCGACCGATCCAAATTCTGACGAGTCGGGGATGCCCCTATCGGTGTACCTACTGTCACAATCTGTTTGGCAAGCGCTTTCGCGCGAGATCGCCAGGAAACGTCCTCAAGGAGATTCTTCTTCTCAACTCGAGGTACGGCGTCGACGAGTTCCTCGTCCACGACGACATCTTCAACTTTGACATGGATCGCGCCCGCGAAATATTCCGGCTCGTCCTCAAGTCCGGTTTGAAGGCGGGCTTCTCCTTTCCCAATGGACTCAGGGCGGAGTTCATGGACGAGGATTTGATGGGGTTGATGGCGGCCGCCGGCGTGCATACCGTGGGAGTCGGAATTGAATGTGCAAGCCAGCGCCTTCAGGAGTCAACGAGAAAACACCTGGCAATTCCTGATGTAGACCGGTTTCTCAGAATCGCAAAACATTGCCATATGCAGACCCAGGGATTCTTCATGATTGGTTTTCCGGATGAAGATGCTGAAGAGATCCACCGGACCATTCGATATGCGCGCCGCACAAAAGACCTGGATACGGCTTTCTTCTCTTTTCCAACGCCTTACCCGGGCACCGAACTGGCAAGACAGCTCTCAGAAAAGGGCGAGCTGGTGGAATTGGCCTCCGAAAACTCGGATACCTACACCCCTCATTTCAGGGCGGGAGGGCTTGGCTACAGGAAGCTGGTATGGTTGCGCATGAAAGCTTATCTCTATTTCTACCTCACGCCCAGGCGCCTCTGGGCAGTGTTCAAGGATCTGGGAAACCCTCAATTTACAGCGTTGTATTTGACCCCGTTGCGCCGGATGGTTCAAATGCTTACATGGAAGCCCCGTGGCCCCAGTCGCCCTTGA